In one window of Pseudodesulfovibrio sediminis DNA:
- a CDS encoding tetratricopeptide repeat protein gives MSNKIEWYQEVLSLEPGSRVFFPLAKLFVENGMPEEAVQTLRQGLDRHPDYLEARMLLVELLTELEREDEVHDQLARVIDPLRDYPAFWRGWARSLPENERDLSVFLMLVASNISGDTIKWTDVVFEGIGTLADRLVGAPLPPPCECPPPSQPRFEAVSDANFDAPDAEFKHGAGSFRTKTMADLLASQGDVAGALEIYRELLQSTMSDERRAELQERIVQLEQNHNSGAGLNAELSDAFSVHAKNRLISTLETLASRFEARVQS, from the coding sequence ATGAGCAATAAAATTGAATGGTACCAAGAGGTTCTCTCCCTGGAACCCGGTTCAAGAGTGTTCTTTCCACTCGCCAAGCTGTTCGTGGAGAACGGGATGCCCGAAGAGGCTGTCCAGACACTTCGCCAAGGCCTGGATCGTCATCCTGATTATCTTGAAGCGCGTATGTTGCTTGTGGAGCTGCTCACAGAGTTGGAGCGGGAAGATGAAGTGCATGACCAGTTGGCCCGCGTTATCGATCCTTTGCGGGACTATCCTGCTTTTTGGCGAGGGTGGGCCAGGAGTCTTCCAGAGAATGAACGGGATTTATCCGTCTTTTTGATGTTGGTGGCTTCCAATATTTCCGGCGACACCATCAAGTGGACCGATGTGGTTTTTGAGGGTATTGGTACTTTGGCAGACCGTCTGGTCGGCGCACCGTTGCCACCGCCATGCGAATGTCCTCCTCCCTCGCAACCTCGGTTTGAGGCTGTGAGTGATGCAAATTTCGACGCCCCAGATGCGGAATTCAAGCATGGGGCCGGTTCTTTTCGTACCAAGACCATGGCTGATCTTCTTGCGTCGCAGGGGGATGTGGCCGGAGCACTTGAAATCTACCGGGAATTGTTGCAGTCAACGATGTCCGACGAACGTCGAGCCGAATTGCAGGAACGTATTGTTCAGTTGGAACAGAATCACAATAGTGGTGCCGGTTTGAATGCGGAACTCAGTGATGCTTTCAGCGTCCATGCGAAGAACCGCCTTATCAGCACCTTGGAAACACTGGCTTCGCGTTTTGAGGCCAGGGTACAAAGTTAA
- the fbp gene encoding class 1 fructose-bisphosphatase — protein MPQQVTVTEHLLLHQKMVPGATGQFTRLFNEIVLSAKIISRAVNKAGLVDVLGFTGDVNVQGEEVKKLDEYANRILIHRLARSGVLCAMASEENADVIEVPESLPRGDYIIIFDPLDGSSNIDVNVNIGTIFSIFKRKSVPDAALMSSDVLQKGSEQVAAGYVLYGSSTMLVFTCGEGVHGFTLDPSVGEFILSHPNIRIPEQGKIYSVNEGYERYWDRETKKVLAYFKSPKNALRKPYSGRYIGSLVADFHRNLIYGGIFMYPADLRDPKKPEGKLRLTCECNPMAFIVEQAGGMATNGLERIMDVDPEHLHQRIPFFCGSLNDVQIVKDIYEAGSRIKKNR, from the coding sequence ATGCCACAACAGGTAACGGTTACAGAACACTTGCTCCTGCATCAGAAGATGGTGCCGGGTGCGACCGGGCAGTTTACCCGGCTTTTCAATGAAATTGTTTTATCCGCAAAGATTATATCCCGTGCCGTGAACAAGGCGGGGCTCGTTGACGTGCTTGGCTTTACCGGCGACGTCAACGTGCAGGGAGAGGAAGTCAAAAAACTGGATGAATACGCCAATCGGATTCTGATTCATCGTCTGGCCCGGTCTGGTGTGCTCTGCGCCATGGCTTCCGAGGAAAATGCGGATGTCATCGAGGTTCCGGAATCGTTGCCTCGTGGCGATTATATTATTATTTTCGATCCGTTGGATGGTTCCTCGAATATTGATGTCAATGTCAATATCGGGACGATCTTTTCCATCTTCAAGCGAAAAAGCGTTCCGGATGCTGCGCTCATGTCCAGTGATGTATTGCAGAAGGGGAGTGAACAGGTCGCGGCGGGGTATGTTCTATACGGCTCCTCCACCATGCTGGTTTTCACCTGTGGTGAAGGCGTACACGGGTTTACCCTGGACCCCAGCGTGGGCGAATTCATCCTTTCCCATCCCAACATCCGTATCCCCGAACAGGGAAAGATCTATTCGGTGAACGAAGGATATGAGCGGTACTGGGATCGCGAGACCAAAAAGGTGCTAGCCTATTTCAAGTCGCCCAAAAATGCTCTTCGCAAACCCTACAGCGGCAGATACATCGGTTCTTTGGTTGCCGATTTTCATCGCAATCTCATTTATGGCGGTATTTTTATGTACCCCGCTGATTTGCGCGATCCCAAAAAGCCGGAGGGCAAACTGCGGCTGACCTGCGAATGTAATCCTATGGCTTTCATTGTGGAGCAGGCAGGAGGGATGGCTACCAATGGTCTGGAGCGCATCATGGATGTCGACCCCGAACATCTGCATCAGCGTATTCCGTTTTTCTGCGGCTCTCTCAATGACGTTCAGATCGTCAAGGACATTTATGAAGCAGGCTCTCGGATAAAGAAGAACAGGTAA
- the tsaD gene encoding tRNA (adenosine(37)-N6)-threonylcarbamoyltransferase complex transferase subunit TsaD, which translates to MLTLGIETSCDETAVALVEDGRLLGEKLATQVDMHALFGGVVPEIASREHLRVLPRLYKELLAETGKEPGEIDTVAVARGPGLLGSLLVGVSFAKGLSLAIGARLIGVNHLWAHLLAPGLTGDLCFPALGLLVSGGHTHIYRIQSSIEFELLGRTLDDAAGEAFDKVAKLMNFPYPGGRYIDDLGQESTPDKKLFPRPYIDHPSLDFSFSGLKTAVALHVATRPDLVFETMADPEAVANLAEDKRADIAKICASFNWSVADTLRIKVERALDSMEGVKSVIVAGGVAANSLVRKTMAGVAKKHGLELTLPDLALCTDNGSMIAYAGWQLAKAGCSHGLELEAIPRGQVVPLDWKISSQSVVGA; encoded by the coding sequence ATGTTAACACTTGGAATCGAGACTTCCTGTGACGAAACTGCTGTCGCCCTTGTGGAGGATGGCCGTCTGCTGGGTGAGAAGCTGGCTACGCAGGTGGATATGCATGCCTTGTTCGGTGGTGTGGTGCCGGAAATAGCCTCGCGCGAACACCTTCGTGTGCTGCCTCGTCTCTATAAGGAGCTGCTGGCGGAAACAGGTAAGGAGCCGGGTGAAATCGACACAGTGGCTGTGGCCCGTGGCCCAGGACTGCTCGGTAGTTTGCTTGTGGGGGTCAGTTTTGCCAAGGGGCTTTCCCTTGCCATTGGCGCACGACTGATCGGTGTCAATCACCTTTGGGCTCATCTGCTTGCTCCCGGTCTGACGGGCGACTTGTGTTTTCCCGCTCTGGGGCTGCTCGTTTCGGGAGGGCACACCCATATCTATCGCATCCAATCATCCATTGAGTTCGAATTGCTCGGAAGAACTCTGGATGACGCTGCCGGTGAGGCCTTTGACAAGGTCGCCAAGCTCATGAATTTCCCGTATCCTGGTGGCCGGTATATCGATGACCTGGGGCAGGAATCCACGCCCGATAAGAAGCTGTTTCCCCGTCCCTATATCGATCATCCCAGTCTTGATTTCAGTTTCAGCGGCTTGAAGACGGCTGTTGCCCTGCATGTGGCGACTCGTCCTGATCTGGTGTTTGAGACCATGGCCGACCCGGAAGCTGTGGCCAATCTTGCAGAGGACAAGCGGGCAGATATCGCAAAGATTTGCGCCTCATTCAACTGGAGTGTGGCGGATACGCTCAGGATCAAAGTTGAACGGGCCTTGGATTCCATGGAAGGGGTCAAGAGTGTCATCGTTGCCGGAGGCGTGGCAGCCAATTCTTTGGTTCGCAAGACCATGGCCGGCGTCGCCAAAAAGCACGGGCTGGAATTGACCTTGCCCGATTTGGCCTTATGTACGGATAATGGCTCCATGATTGCGTATGCCGGATGGCAGCTCGCCAAAGCCGGTTGCAGTCATGGGCTTGAGCTTGAAGCCATTCCCAGGGGGCAGGTTGTTCCCCTTGATTGGAAAATTTCCTCACAATCCGTAGTGGGTGCATAA
- the trxA gene encoding thioredoxin, protein MANQITDGTFEQDVLQSEVPVLIDFWAPWCGPCRAMGPVIDELAEEFSGQIKIVKMNVDENSATPGKYGIRAIPTLILFKDGEVVDQSTGAVSKSSIKEMITKKAL, encoded by the coding sequence ATGGCGAATCAGATCACTGACGGCACTTTCGAACAAGACGTCCTGCAGAGCGAAGTCCCCGTTCTTATTGATTTTTGGGCTCCCTGGTGTGGCCCGTGCCGTGCGATGGGACCTGTGATTGATGAATTGGCGGAAGAATTTTCTGGCCAGATTAAAATCGTCAAGATGAATGTGGATGAAAACTCCGCAACTCCTGGCAAATACGGCATTCGTGCTATTCCCACTCTGATTCTGTTCAAGGACGGCGAAGTCGTTGACCAGTCCACTGGTGCAGTCTCCAAGAGCAGCATCAAGGAAATGATTACCAAAAAGGCTCTGTAA
- the trxB gene encoding thioredoxin-disulfide reductase, translating into MKSYDAVVIGGGPAGMTAALYLLRAGVKTAMIEKLSPGGQVLMTAEIENYPGFPEGLQGWELADKFANHLDKYDLDRINDEVRGIEIGAPFHTIKVGDEDVQAKVIILATGSRYRRLGIPGEERLLGKGVSYCALCDGNFFRGQEVAVIGGGNSALEEALYLARLVNKVYLIHRRDEFRGLLCYQDKCLTNDKIEPIRATVVDEIQGEDQVESLLLRNVKTDETSELKLDGAFIFVGFEPIMDFVPDEVDKEQNGVVTDVEMHTNIPGIFAAGDIRAKMCRQVASAVGDGATAATAAFSYLEQMED; encoded by the coding sequence ATGAAATCTTATGACGCCGTAGTCATAGGGGGCGGCCCGGCAGGAATGACGGCTGCCCTTTATCTTTTGCGGGCTGGCGTGAAAACCGCCATGATTGAAAAACTTTCACCCGGTGGTCAGGTCCTCATGACGGCCGAGATAGAAAACTATCCCGGATTTCCAGAGGGGCTTCAAGGGTGGGAGTTGGCGGACAAGTTTGCCAATCATCTGGACAAGTATGACCTGGATCGGATCAATGACGAAGTGCGCGGCATCGAAATCGGTGCCCCTTTTCACACCATTAAAGTTGGTGATGAAGATGTGCAGGCCAAGGTCATTATCCTGGCTACCGGCTCCAGGTATCGTCGACTTGGAATTCCGGGTGAGGAACGTTTGCTCGGCAAGGGCGTCTCTTACTGTGCGCTGTGTGACGGAAACTTCTTTCGTGGTCAGGAGGTCGCAGTTATCGGCGGAGGCAACTCCGCTCTAGAGGAAGCCCTGTATCTGGCTCGTCTTGTGAACAAAGTGTATCTCATTCATCGTCGTGATGAGTTTCGAGGATTGCTCTGTTATCAGGACAAGTGTCTTACCAATGACAAAATCGAGCCTATCCGGGCAACTGTTGTAGACGAGATTCAGGGTGAAGATCAGGTCGAATCCCTGTTGCTCAGAAATGTCAAGACTGATGAAACTTCCGAACTCAAGCTGGATGGCGCGTTCATTTTCGTTGGATTTGAACCCATTATGGACTTTGTGCCTGATGAGGTCGACAAGGAACAGAACGGTGTCGTGACTGACGTTGAAATGCATACCAATATCCCGGGCATTTTTGCTGCGGGAGATATTCGGGCCAAGATGTGTCGTCAGGTCGCATCCGCTGTTGGCGACGGTGCCACAGCTGCCACGGCTGCCTTTTCGTACCTTGAGCAGATGGAAGACTAG
- a CDS encoding outer membrane protein assembly factor BamD, whose translation MRRLMVPVLVATLLLLSGCIWIDSYFLPPPEDTAQELYEAGTDAMAEKDYNDAQEYFSKLKDRFPFSPFALKGELALGDAYYLDEEYVLALEAYKEFEALHPSNENIPYVLYQIAKANIDMFRSIDRRQENIKEGLEYLYRLVDTYPDSQYAEAGKSLIVKSRRILAEHEVYMADFFWRTEQYGPAWHRYQYVVENFSDIQDLRDYAAKRAEYSYFEYQKTLSEEERQRIQGSWIRWIKQWL comes from the coding sequence ATGCGTCGATTGATGGTGCCTGTTCTGGTGGCAACCCTTCTCTTGCTTTCCGGTTGTATCTGGATAGATTCGTATTTCCTGCCGCCTCCTGAGGATACGGCTCAGGAATTGTACGAAGCAGGTACGGACGCCATGGCCGAGAAGGATTACAACGATGCCCAGGAGTACTTTAGCAAGCTCAAGGATAGGTTCCCGTTCAGTCCGTTTGCCCTCAAGGGTGAGCTGGCGCTCGGCGATGCCTATTATCTTGATGAAGAGTATGTCCTCGCGCTGGAGGCGTATAAGGAATTTGAGGCGTTGCATCCGAGCAACGAGAATATTCCCTATGTGCTTTACCAGATCGCCAAAGCCAATATTGACATGTTCCGATCCATTGATCGGCGGCAGGAAAATATCAAGGAAGGGCTGGAGTATCTCTACCGACTTGTGGATACCTACCCTGATTCTCAATACGCGGAAGCTGGCAAGAGTCTGATCGTGAAAAGTCGGAGAATTCTGGCTGAGCATGAAGTGTACATGGCGGACTTCTTCTGGCGTACTGAGCAATATGGTCCGGCCTGGCATCGATATCAGTATGTGGTTGAGAACTTCTCAGATATTCAGGATCTGCGCGACTATGCTGCCAAACGTGCTGAATACTCCTATTTTGAGTATCAGAAAACGTTGTCTGAAGAAGAGAGACAACGTATTCAAGGCAGTTGGATACGCTGGATCAAACAGTGGCTCTAA
- the fusA gene encoding elongation factor G, producing MSKTHAPSAKVLGTLRNIGIIAHIDAGKTTLTERILYYAGRIHRIGEVHEGTATMDYMPEEQERGITITSAVTSCQWNPCMINIIDTPGHVDFTIEVERSLRVLDGAVGVFCGVSGVEPQSETVWRQSEAYAVPKLVFVNKMDRLGADFESVLDSMVTKLGANPVAIQYPDGAGQEFEGVFDLIEMKRLEFDQDTNGAEFTSRDLTEEEADRIAPWREKLIEVASDEDEDILDLYLSGEAVPAEQIRAAVRKATLARTIVPVLVGSALKNVGVQPVLDAVCHYLPSPLDVPVPVGVDPRNNTKKSFAVAHNEPLSALVFKVAMDSGRKLAMMRIYSGRIGAGDSVYNVTQDKTERVARLFRLHAGHKEKIDAAYAGDMVAAAGMKFARTGDTLAEKDAPIILEQIANYKPVISLAIEPRNSEEGDKLDEVLEKYIMEDPTLDLKRDEDTDQIILSGMGELHLEVILERLKREYKLEPRAGKPQVVYQETVGSKGVGKGVFDRELGEVVHYGAVELSVEPVDRDVERSISFEVDMEAWPDAWLEAVEDGISDGLQSGVIRGYPVQNVRVRVRNLEKRDSDSSPVGYRMASAMALKDALVQADSKLMEPIMYVEIGVPEEFIGEVVGLLGSKGAKIENMIDRSGQKVVQGLAPLAKLFGFSTELRSATQGRAGFVMKFSCFDVME from the coding sequence GTGAGCAAGACACACGCCCCCTCGGCGAAGGTGCTTGGCACTCTTCGCAATATCGGTATCATCGCGCATATTGACGCTGGAAAAACCACGTTGACCGAGAGAATCCTCTATTATGCCGGGCGTATCCACCGGATCGGTGAAGTCCATGAGGGGACCGCTACCATGGATTATATGCCGGAGGAGCAGGAGCGGGGCATAACCATCACCTCGGCCGTGACCTCCTGTCAGTGGAATCCATGCATGATCAATATCATTGATACTCCGGGGCATGTTGATTTTACCATTGAAGTGGAACGTTCCCTGCGCGTATTGGATGGCGCTGTCGGTGTATTCTGTGGAGTGAGCGGGGTTGAGCCGCAGTCCGAGACTGTATGGCGGCAGAGTGAAGCGTACGCTGTGCCCAAGTTGGTCTTTGTCAACAAGATGGATCGGCTGGGAGCCGATTTCGAGAGCGTGCTCGACTCAATGGTCACGAAACTCGGCGCCAACCCGGTGGCTATTCAATATCCTGACGGTGCCGGGCAGGAATTTGAAGGGGTATTTGACCTCATTGAGATGAAACGCCTTGAGTTTGATCAGGATACAAACGGAGCCGAGTTTACCAGCCGGGATTTGACGGAGGAGGAAGCCGACAGGATTGCTCCCTGGCGGGAGAAACTTATCGAGGTTGCTTCTGACGAGGATGAAGACATTTTGGATTTATATCTGTCCGGGGAGGCTGTCCCTGCGGAGCAGATCCGGGCGGCTGTCAGAAAAGCCACGCTGGCCCGAACGATCGTTCCTGTACTGGTGGGATCGGCTTTGAAGAATGTCGGCGTACAGCCAGTGCTTGATGCTGTCTGTCACTATTTGCCCAGTCCGCTTGATGTACCGGTGCCGGTTGGTGTCGACCCTCGAAACAATACGAAGAAGTCGTTTGCGGTTGCTCACAATGAGCCCTTATCCGCTCTGGTCTTCAAGGTAGCCATGGATTCAGGGCGCAAGTTGGCCATGATGCGTATTTATTCAGGCAGGATCGGCGCCGGTGACTCGGTGTACAATGTGACGCAGGACAAGACCGAGAGGGTGGCACGGTTGTTCCGTCTCCATGCCGGGCACAAGGAAAAGATCGACGCTGCATATGCAGGGGATATGGTCGCCGCCGCAGGCATGAAATTCGCTCGAACCGGAGATACCCTGGCCGAAAAGGACGCTCCTATCATTCTGGAGCAGATCGCAAACTACAAGCCGGTCATTTCATTGGCCATCGAGCCGCGTAATTCCGAAGAAGGTGACAAGCTCGATGAGGTGCTGGAAAAGTACATCATGGAGGACCCGACTCTTGATTTGAAGCGGGATGAAGATACCGATCAGATCATCCTTTCCGGCATGGGCGAGTTGCACCTTGAAGTTATTCTTGAGCGCCTCAAGCGCGAGTACAAGCTGGAACCGAGGGCCGGTAAACCTCAAGTTGTGTATCAGGAAACAGTCGGCTCAAAGGGTGTGGGCAAGGGTGTCTTTGATCGCGAACTGGGTGAAGTGGTTCATTATGGAGCCGTTGAGCTTTCCGTGGAGCCTGTTGATCGGGATGTTGAACGCAGCATTTCTTTTGAAGTGGATATGGAGGCATGGCCGGACGCGTGGCTGGAGGCCGTGGAAGATGGCATTTCCGATGGATTGCAGAGCGGTGTGATTCGTGGCTACCCTGTACAGAACGTACGGGTTCGGGTGCGTAATCTGGAAAAACGGGATAGCGACTCCAGTCCTGTGGGGTACCGTATGGCATCTGCCATGGCGCTGAAGGACGCGCTTGTCCAGGCTGACTCCAAGCTTATGGAACCCATAATGTACGTGGAGATTGGTGTCCCTGAAGAATTTATCGGAGAGGTGGTCGGCCTGCTTGGCTCAAAGGGAGCCAAGATTGAGAACATGATTGATCGTTCCGGTCAGAAAGTCGTTCAGGGATTGGCTCCATTGGCCAAGTTGTTCGGATTTTCCACCGAACTTCGTTCAGCGACTCAGGGAAGGGCTGGATTTGTCATGAAATTTTCCTGCTTTGATGTGATGGAGTAA